One stretch of Chiloscyllium plagiosum isolate BGI_BamShark_2017 unplaced genomic scaffold, ASM401019v2 scaf_59517, whole genome shotgun sequence DNA includes these proteins:
- the LOC122545938 gene encoding actin filament-associated protein 1-like 2, producing MQSTPPPAPHQTNEVHPDDSYEDAEPLNPLTQCTAECADSDSSHYESYGEDDVSGNNRTGSLRMLPTDSPTRPPPHPRICGFLWRKKWLGQWTKQLFLIRDQALLVCSHTLA from the exons ATGCAGAGTACTCCTCCACCGGCCCCTCACCAAACCAATGAGGTCCACCCCGATGACTCCTACGAGGACGCAGAACCACTCAACCCCCTCACGCAGTGCACTGCAG AGTGCGCGGACTCAGACAGCAGTCACTATGAGTCTTACGGAGAGGATGACGTTTCCGGGAACAACCGCACAGGCTCCCTTCGAATGCTGCCCACAGACTCGCCCACACGGCCTCCGCCCCACCCACGGATCTGTGGCTTTCTCTGGCGGAAGAAGTGGCTGGGACAGTGGACAAAGCAGTTATTTCTCATCAGAGACCAAGCTCTGCTGGTATGTTCCCACACGCTGGCCTGA